DNA sequence from the Alphaproteobacteria bacterium genome:
CCTTGGCCGGAAACTTGGATGTAACGGAGACGATAGCCACCGCGCCGGCGGCGGCGAGGGCCGCCGTGCCAACCACGGCACCGGCCGCAATAGCGGCCCAACGCCATTTTCTGGAACCAGTCGCATTTTCCGTCGGGAGACTAATTGGCGGCAACTCGCCAATAGGCGCGGCGCGGCGGCGCGCGGCCACTTGCGTCGCCGCGGCGCGGGCGTCAACGGACGGCACGCCATCGATCACGACGCGCGGCGCGCCGTGCCCGATGGGCTCTCTGGGCTGATGACGAACCGGAGGCGCAACCGCTGAAAAAAGCTGCGCCGGCGGAAGTGCTGGCATGGGTTCCGTCTGCACATATACCGGAGGAGGCGCGGCGGGCATCAACGAAACATCTCGCCTTGGAGGCAAGGCGCTCCTTGTGGCGGCGGCGCTTGCGAGCGAAGACGTCCCCATCGGCGCGGTCGCGGTCGCAGCGGGAGGAGTTCGCGGCGGCGGCAACGGGGAGGATGGCGACGGCAGCGGCGGCGGCGAACCGTGAATGAGGGTGGTCTGGGCGCGCTTGGCTGAAGGCGGCGGCGGCCGCGTGTTATCAAGACGTCCGCGCGGCGACGGGGGCGGCGAACCGCTGGAGCGATTGATCGTCGTAAAAGTGCCTGGCGCTCCGGGCGCCTTACTGGAACTGCCCGTCATGTTAAAAATCCCTCTTCTGAATATCCCTACCTCTTAATTACCATGAAAACATGAAAGTAAATAACGTCATGAGCGCCCATTACGGCGCTTTTCTTTCGCATTAACCACAAATTACGGCGCGGGCGCGCGATAGAACCGATCAAGCTCGTATATCGACTGACGGAATGCCGACGCCGATTGCCTTGCCGCGCCGGCCACCTCCTGGCAAGCGCTCTTCCATGCCGTTTCGGGGTCGATGGCGAAAGCGGGCACGATCATCATCAAGGTGACCAGCCCTCTTTTAACGGAGAGTTTTCTTTTAACGAGGAGCATGCGCGATTCCCGGCTAATGCCCGATTATAGCAGAAAAACACCGAAAGTCATTGCGCAAAACGCTTATGGCTATATAAGTCACCCATGTCTCTTCCAAACAAAACCCGTTGCGGCTTCGCCGCGATCATCGGCGCTCCCAATGCCGGAAAATCGACGCTGCTGAACACGCTGCTCGGCCAGAAGCTGGCCATCGTCAGCCCAAAGCCGCAGACCACCCGCACCCGCATTCTCGGCATCACCGTCGTCGGCAAGGCGCAAATCGGCCTGCTCGACACGCCCGGCATATTCGATCCCAAGGAAAAACTCGACCGGGCGATGGTCGGCGCGGCCTGGCAGGCGCTCGACGAAGCGAACTGCATTCTGCTGATGGTCGATGCCGCGCGCGGCTACGACCTCAAGACGCAAAAGATCGTCGCGCAGCTCCAGAAACAAGAGCGCAAAGCGGTTCTGGCGCTCAACAAGATCGACCAGACCGCCAAGCCGGATATCCTGCCGCTGACGCAGGAATTGTCCGCGACCGGCCTGTTCACCGACATCTTCATGATATCGGCCAAGACCGGCGACGGCGTCGCCACGCTCAAGAAACACATCGCCGCCGCCATGCCGGAAGGCGAATGGATGTTCGACCCCGAACTCGTGACCGACATGCCCTCAAGCCTGGTCGCCTGCGAGATCACGCGCGAGCAGCTTTACCTTCAATTATCGCAGGAACTCCCTTACGCCGCCGCCGTCATTCCCACCGCCTGGGAAGACCGCAAGGACGGCAGCGTCCGCATCGAGCAGAAGATCGTCGTCGCCCGCGACGGCCAAAAGGCCATCGTCATCGGCAAAGGCGGCGCGCAACTCAAAAAAATCGGCAGCGAAGCGCGCGGGGAACTGGAAAAATTCTTCAGGCGGAAGGTTCATCTGTTCCTCAATGTCGCCGTGGAGCCAAGCTGGCGCGAGCAGCGCGGCTACTACCAAATGCTCGGCATGACGGGCAAATAAGCGCCATTATTCGCGCGAATGCCGGATTCAAAAATGTTGCGGGCATTGGCGCCCCTTGCTATGCAGTGCGGACTTGGCCGCAGCCTATGATGGCGCGGCGTCGAACGGCTATCTTAAACGGATATGATTTTAGGAGTATATTGATGTCGCAGAACGAAGCCCACGAACAAGCTGGCCATGAGCAAGCCGGCGGCTGGTATTTGGTCAAGGCGCCGCCCGGCCCGCATCATGCGCAATCCGTGGCGCAGCTTCTCGGCGGCATAGACAAAGCCGCTCTCGAAACCTGCAAACGCACCGACGGCTTGATGCAAATGGCGATCGTGTTTGACGAAGCGCCCCCGGACAGCGGCAGGGATATCATGCTGACGCCCATGAATATGCATCCGATTACCGCTTTGCTCCACAGGGCAACTCAAGCCTCCGGCTATAGCGATTATTCCGGCATCAGCCAGAGCCATGCAGGGCGTCCGGATTCCGCGGGACAAGGGAACATCCAAGGGCAGGGATATGTCGCGCTGCGCTCCCATCATCTTCCCGAAATGCTCGACAGGCTGCAAGCGGAACTCATGAATGCGGCGACGCGCCCGAAATCCGCGCCGCAAAACGCGTCGTCCCCCAGCGAACATAAACTTTAATCGCGCCGGTTAAGCCAGCACGATCACCGATTCCACTCGTTTCTCGGGAGGTCGCATCGCCGCGCGCAAACGCTCCGCGGTGGCTTCATCCAGCTCGGGGACGCTTTCTTTGACCAGATAGATCATGGTGTCGGGTTTCGGCCTTCTGAGCGGAGCGCAAAGGCCTAACTCATGCGCGGTTTCAAACAGCCCGGCCATATTCCATTTAACGGCAAGCACGCTGCCGATGAGTTCTCTTCTGTCGCTTAAGGCGACCAGCCTGTCGACGCAGGCATGCGGATCGCGCTCAAGAAAAGTGGCGCGGCTTTTTTCAATTTTGGCCAGCTCCCTGCCCGCATCCGCAAACTGGCCGATCAGCGCGCCCGTTTGGATGGCGTCTTTGATCGCGGCCTCGCGATTTTGGCTAGGGAAAGGAGTGCCCCGGTCTTCCATGCATATCGCGTCCGCGCCATAGGAGAAGGTTTTTAAGACAAGCGCGATACCTGCGGCGGCGGCGTCATCGGGCGTTTGGATCAGCAGCTTGCGATCTTCATCCTTGATGACCGGATAGGCTCTGACCATACGTTCGGCCAAAAGGGATATCGTGAGCCATGACGCGGGACGATCCTCTGGCTGCCGGGCGTCCAAGACTTGATCGACATGATCGCCAATGACGCTGATGGTCGTGTCTATAATCTCTTTTTTCATTCTTTTGATATCTTCGTACATATGTCTTCTCCATATAAAAAATAAGATGCCGCCTTATAACACCCGCAATCCGGGAAATTCAAGAACCATGGTGCGGCATGCGGAATCAAAACGGTTGCGGCCTTGAACGCTGCTTGCTATGAAACCCTGGCTTGGCGCGGCCCCAGGGCGGCGCGAAGAAAAAACCCTTGTTATTCAACGAATTCAACCCGTTAAGGATATTGTCTTTGGCGACCATGAGCCACCAGATTAACACTTCAGCCGCCGCGCCGCAGGCAGGCGAAGGCGCGATTCTCGCCAAGCGTTACGCGCGGGCGCTTTTCGCGCTGGCCGATGAGCGGCAGGCCGTGGCCGAAATCGCCATCGAGATGGACGGCTTGCAGCAGCTTGCCGCGCAATCGGAAGAACTGCGCCAGCTGATAACCGACCCGCGCTTTACCCGCGCCAATCTCGGCCAGGCATTGCAAAAACTGGCGGCGATGGCGGGCTTGAGCAAAATCACCGCCGATTTCCTGGGACTGCTTGCCAAAAACCGCCGCGCCGGATTGCTGCCGCAAATCGCGGCGGCCTTTCTGGCCGAACGCGCGCGGCGCGACGGCGAAATCACAGCCGCCGTGACCTCGGCGCAGCCGCTGACCGAAACGCAGCAAAAGCAGCTCATCGAAAAACTTGCCGCGGCGACGGGGAGCAAAATCCGCCTGAGCCTGCACCAAGACCCGGATTTGATCGGCGGTTTTACCGTCAAATGGGGATCGCAACTCATCGACGCGTCGCTGAAAGGCAGACTGGCGGCGTTGAAACATCATATGAAACAAGAGGCAGCCTGACATGGATATCCGCGCATCCGAAATTTCCTCCGTCCTCAAGCAGCAGATCGCCGGTTTCGGCGCGAGCGCCGAAGTGGCCGAAGTCGGCCAGGTGCTGTCGGTCGGCGACGGCGTGGCGCGCGTCTATGGCCTCGACAATGTCGCGGCGGGCGAAATGGTAGAGTTCCAGGGCGGCGTGAAGGGCATGGCGCTCAATCTCGAAGCCGACAATGTCGGCGTCGTGATTTTCGGCGACGACCGCAGCATCAAGGAAGGCGACGTCGTCAAGCGCACCGGCGCGATCGTCGAAGTTCCCGTCGGTCGCGGCCTGCTCGGCCGCGTCGTGGACGGCCTCGGCAATCCCATCGACGGCAAGGGCGCGCTCACCGACGTGGCGATGCGCCGCGTGGAACTAAAAGCTCCCGGCATCATCCCGCGCAAATCGGTG
Encoded proteins:
- a CDS encoding F0F1 ATP synthase subunit delta, translated to MSHQINTSAAAPQAGEGAILAKRYARALFALADERQAVAEIAIEMDGLQQLAAQSEELRQLITDPRFTRANLGQALQKLAAMAGLSKITADFLGLLAKNRRAGLLPQIAAAFLAERARRDGEITAAVTSAQPLTETQQKQLIEKLAAATGSKIRLSLHQDPDLIGGFTVKWGSQLIDASLKGRLAALKHHMKQEAA
- the era gene encoding GTPase Era, whose protein sequence is MSLPNKTRCGFAAIIGAPNAGKSTLLNTLLGQKLAIVSPKPQTTRTRILGITVVGKAQIGLLDTPGIFDPKEKLDRAMVGAAWQALDEANCILLMVDAARGYDLKTQKIVAQLQKQERKAVLALNKIDQTAKPDILPLTQELSATGLFTDIFMISAKTGDGVATLKKHIAAAMPEGEWMFDPELVTDMPSSLVACEITREQLYLQLSQELPYAAAVIPTAWEDRKDGSVRIEQKIVVARDGQKAIVIGKGGAQLKKIGSEARGELEKFFRRKVHLFLNVAVEPSWREQRGYYQMLGMTGK